One genomic segment of Pseudomonas sp. p1(2021b) includes these proteins:
- a CDS encoding DUF1615 domain-containing protein, translated as MIDRRLVACGLAILVLMQGCATPPRAPEADPAKVQAQVKRLLPASTRDREGWARDIQVAFAAQRIAPSKSNLCAVLAITEQESTFNADPQVPNLGRIAREEIDRRAARLHIPRLLIDGALKTPSPNGQTYQQRLLAVRSEKQLSGLFDDFISSLPLGRTLLGGLNPVRTGGPMQVSIDFAERNARDYPYSYSGTIRQEVFTRRGGMYFGIAHLLGYPSHYQRQLYRFADFNAGWYASRNAAFQAALSRATGERLALDGDLIAPGSIMPGSTERAARTLGVKLGLRNTQIRSQLEKGDSLAFEGTELYEGVFALADAAAGKPMPRAVLPGIELKSPKITRKLTTAWFAGRVDERYQRCMKR; from the coding sequence ATGATCGACCGGCGGCTGGTGGCTTGCGGGCTGGCCATCCTCGTGCTGATGCAAGGTTGTGCCACCCCACCGCGAGCGCCCGAGGCCGACCCGGCCAAAGTCCAGGCCCAGGTCAAGCGCCTGCTGCCGGCCTCGACCCGGGACCGGGAGGGTTGGGCGCGGGATATCCAGGTTGCCTTCGCCGCTCAGCGCATCGCCCCCAGCAAGAGCAACCTGTGCGCCGTGCTGGCCATCACCGAACAGGAGTCGACGTTCAACGCCGACCCGCAGGTACCGAACCTCGGCCGCATCGCCCGGGAAGAGATCGACCGCCGCGCCGCGCGCCTGCATATTCCCAGGCTGCTGATCGATGGCGCGCTGAAGACCCCATCGCCCAATGGCCAGACCTACCAGCAACGGTTGCTGGCGGTACGCAGCGAGAAGCAACTGAGCGGCTTGTTCGACGATTTCATCTCCAGCCTGCCCTTGGGAAGAACCCTGCTCGGTGGGCTCAACCCGGTGCGCACCGGAGGGCCGATGCAGGTGAGCATCGACTTCGCCGAGCGCAACGCAAGGGATTACCCCTACAGCTACTCGGGGACGATCCGCCAGGAAGTGTTCACCCGCCGTGGTGGGATGTACTTCGGTATTGCCCACCTGTTGGGTTACCCCAGCCATTACCAGCGTCAGTTGTATCGCTTCGCCGATTTCAACGCCGGCTGGTACGCCAGCCGCAATGCCGCGTTCCAGGCAGCCCTGAGCCGTGCGACCGGAGAGCGGCTGGCGCTCGACGGCGACCTGATCGCGCCGGGTTCGATCATGCCTGGCAGTACCGAACGGGCCGCTCGTACGCTCGGGGTCAAGCTTGGGTTGCGCAATACGCAGATCCGCAGCCAGTTGGAGAAGGGCGACAGCCTCGCATTCGAGGGCACCGAGCTGTATGAGGGTGTGTTCGCCCTCGCTGATGCCGCGGCTGGTAAACCTATGCCGCGAGCGGTGTTGCCGGGGATCGAGCTCAAGAGCCCGAAGATCACCCGCAAGCTGACCACTGCATGGTTTGCCGGCAGGGTGGACGAGCGTTACCAGCGCTGCATGAAACGTTGA
- a CDS encoding ABC transporter substrate-binding protein: protein MKRIPTLLAGLLLAVGLASTDSAAADERTPIHFGAIGWESGALTTEILRLIVEHGYGYPTDTLPGSTVSMEVALARNDLQVIAEEWAGRSPAWVKAEQAGQVFALGDTVKNAEEGWWVPAYVIKGDPARNLAPQAPDLRTVDDLKRYPQVFRDPEVPDKGRFLNSPSGWTSETVNSQKLKAYGLDTLYNNFRSGSGAALDAEIGSAIRRGQPVLFYYWSPTPLMGRYDLVRLEEPPFDAAAWATLTDAKHPAPKGSRSLPAKLSIGVSAPFRQQYPDLVAVFEKVDLPIDRLNKALARMSETRQPPRDAALAFLRDNPAVWKAWLPAEAAAKVEGAL from the coding sequence ATGAAGAGAATCCCCACGCTGCTGGCCGGCCTGCTGCTCGCCGTCGGCCTGGCCAGCACCGACAGTGCCGCGGCGGATGAACGCACGCCCATCCACTTCGGCGCCATCGGCTGGGAAAGCGGCGCCTTGACCACCGAGATCCTGCGGCTGATCGTCGAGCACGGTTACGGCTACCCCACCGACACCTTGCCGGGGAGCACCGTCAGCATGGAGGTCGCCCTGGCGCGCAACGACCTGCAGGTCATCGCCGAGGAATGGGCCGGACGCAGCCCGGCCTGGGTCAAGGCCGAACAGGCCGGCCAGGTGTTCGCCTTGGGCGACACGGTGAAGAACGCCGAGGAAGGTTGGTGGGTGCCGGCCTACGTGATCAAGGGCGACCCGGCGCGCAACCTGGCGCCGCAAGCCCCCGACCTGCGCACCGTCGATGATCTCAAGCGCTACCCGCAGGTCTTTCGCGACCCTGAAGTACCGGACAAAGGCCGCTTCCTCAACAGCCCCAGCGGCTGGACCTCCGAGACGGTCAATAGCCAGAAGCTCAAGGCTTATGGCCTCGACACCCTCTACAACAATTTCCGCAGCGGCTCGGGCGCAGCCCTGGATGCGGAGATCGGCTCGGCTATCCGGCGCGGCCAGCCGGTGCTTTTCTATTACTGGAGCCCGACGCCGCTGATGGGGCGCTACGATCTGGTGCGCCTGGAGGAGCCACCTTTCGACGCAGCGGCCTGGGCTACACTGACCGATGCCAAGCACCCGGCGCCCAAGGGCAGCCGCTCATTGCCGGCCAAACTGTCGATCGGCGTGTCGGCGCCCTTCCGCCAGCAATACCCGGACCTGGTCGCGGTATTCGAGAAGGTCGACCTGCCGATCGACCGGCTGAACAAGGCCCTGGCACGAATGAGTGAAACCCGACAGCCACCGCGTGATGCGGCCCTGGCGTTCCTGCGCGACAACCCCGCGGTGTGGAAGGCCTGGTTGCCTGCCGAGGCCGCCGCCAAGGTCGAGGGGGCGTTGTGA
- a CDS encoding ABC transporter permease yields MSAGFPEALQFSFAAWVNRLVDWLVLHYGNQLRHVSDQLLQVLVSLENGLRLLPWWLLLLVVGLLAWHASRSLLRAVVLCALLALIGMLGLWDKLLQTLALVLVSTGLCVLVGVPLGIVLATRPLARRLLLPVLDVMQTLPAFVYLIPVLMLFGLGKVPAVFATLVYALPPLVRLTQLGLAQIDPSLLQAAHGLGANRWQRLRRIALPLALPSIMAGLNQSVMMALSMVVVASMIGARGLGEDVLAGIQTLNVGQGVEAGLAIVALAMVIDRISQAYGQPARS; encoded by the coding sequence GTGAGCGCAGGCTTTCCCGAGGCACTGCAATTTTCTTTCGCCGCATGGGTCAACCGCCTGGTCGATTGGCTGGTGCTGCACTACGGCAACCAGCTGCGTCATGTCTCGGACCAGCTGTTGCAGGTGCTGGTGAGCCTGGAAAACGGCTTGCGCCTGCTGCCATGGTGGCTGTTACTGCTGGTGGTAGGGCTGCTCGCCTGGCATGCCAGCCGTAGCCTGCTGCGAGCGGTGGTGCTGTGCGCCTTGCTGGCGCTGATCGGTATGCTTGGGCTCTGGGACAAACTGCTGCAGACACTGGCCCTGGTCCTGGTCAGCACGGGCCTGTGTGTGTTGGTGGGCGTGCCGCTGGGGATCGTACTGGCGACCCGGCCACTGGCCCGGCGCCTGCTGTTGCCGGTGCTGGACGTGATGCAGACCTTGCCGGCATTCGTCTACCTGATCCCGGTGCTGATGCTGTTCGGCCTGGGCAAGGTGCCCGCCGTGTTCGCCACCCTGGTATATGCCCTGCCGCCCTTGGTACGCCTGACCCAATTGGGCCTGGCACAGATCGACCCCTCGTTGCTGCAGGCCGCCCATGGCCTGGGCGCCAATCGTTGGCAGCGGTTGCGGCGCATCGCCCTGCCCCTGGCGTTGCCGAGCATCATGGCCGGGTTGAACCAGTCGGTGATGATGGCGTTGTCGATGGTGGTGGTGGCCTCGATGATCGGGGCACGGGGGCTGGGTGAAGATGTGCTGGCCGGCATCCAGACGCTCAATGTCGGCCAAGGGGTCGAGGCCGGGCTGGCGATCGTCGCGTTAGCCATGGTCATCGACCGGATCAGCCAGGCGTATGGCCAGCCGGCGCGTTCATGA